The Burkholderia mayonis DNA window CTTACCACTTCCGCTTACCGCTTGCTCAATGGCTTCGCCGCGCTCACCCCCGCGCCGGCGGCCAAGCGATCGCGTCCCAATCGACCCGCCGATACGCAGCCTCGACCAGTGCGATATCGCCGGCCGCGTCGCTCTTGTGGCGATTGCGCAGCGTCTCCGGCACGTCGAGCGCGATCGCCGTGCAGAACGGATAGTCGCGCACCCGCAAGTCGGGCGCGATGCTGGAAAAGCACGCGAGCGTCGGCACGTCGAACCCGGCCGCGATGTGTACGGCCGACGTGTCCGCGCACAGCGCGACGCTCGCGTGCTTGACCCAGCGAATGAACTGCGCGGTATCGCCGGAGTGGTCGCTCACGTCGACGTAATCCGGATGATCGATCGGCTCGAAGCCGACCACGGGCAGCCGGTAGGTCCGCGCGAGCCGGTCGACGAGCGCGGCGCGCAGTGCCGGCGGAATGCTGCGCAGCGGGGTGCTTGCCTGCGGGCAGAACAGCGCGTAGCGCCGGCCGCGCCATTCGCGCGGCGGCTCGGGCAGCGCCAGCCGGGCGAGCCAATGATTGCGCTTCGCGCCGGCGGCGACCGATTCGGGCGGT harbors:
- a CDS encoding glycosyltransferase family 9 protein codes for the protein MTTHAAATLSPADALAYPGTLLAPDGRLVAPYDLERTAADAHGYVGAAARLGLLHAASRPFTLDYATLSTVHVINGMGVTLGDSVIGLTALAAIETRHPHARFVLYRPAHAPAYVDALYRLAADVIAPIRPLPWPAAALPAGNTRIDLGNHLYWPAFATLPMIDFFLAALGVPPESVAAGAKRNHWLARLALPEPPREWRGRRYALFCPQASTPLRSIPPALRAALVDRLARTYRLPVVGFEPIDHPDYVDVSDHSGDTAQFIRWVKHASVALCADTSAVHIAAGFDVPTLACFSSIAPDLRVRDYPFCTAIALDVPETLRNRHKSDAAGDIALVEAAYRRVDWDAIAWPPARG